ACTTCGGCGGAGCGGCGGGAATCGCGGAGATGTTGATGCAGAGCCGGCGCGTCGAATCGGCCTCGAACAACTCAGGTGCACAATTCGAAATCGAATTGCTGCCTGCATTGCCCCACGCGTGGCCGAGCGGCAGCATGAAAGGACTTCGCGCGCGGGGCGGTTTTGAAGTCGATCTGACGTGGAAGGACGGAAAGCTTGTCGAAGCCAGCGTGCTCTCGCGAAAAGGTGCGGCGGTCCAGTTGCGGCATGGATCCGTAACGCGCGAGGTAAAGCTTTCCGGGGGCAGGGCGGTTCGATGGAACGGGCGCTAGGCACGCGGAAGAAGAGAAGAAGACTCACGACGGCAAATCGCCGGAGGCATCGGCCACCTCCGGCGATTGTCATTTTCAATCGGCCCGTGATGTTATTTCACCAGGCGGAAGAAGCGTGTTGCATTCGTTGCCGGCAGCGAAACCTGGTAGTGCGTTCCAGAAACGCCAGGCGAGCCGCCGACGGAGTTCCACCCTCCATCCACCGATCCGCTCGAGTGTAATGTGAAGCCCGCGCTGTTGGTCGGCCACGAGAGGATGAGGTTGCCGGCAGCAACGGATACAGAAAGTTTCAGTGGTTCCAAGGCATCCGGTCCCATGGCGTAATTGAGTGCCACCTGTTCCGCACTCATTGCTCCTTTGTAAATGCGGAATTCGTTTACGGCCACATCAACATACGGATCGGGCGGGTAAAGCGAGCGGTTGATATAGCTGTAGTTGTTTCGAATGGACGTCATGGGATAGGTCAACGAATTGTTGACGCCTGCGAGCACTCCATTGGTATAGACCGACAGATACCCTCCGCCCGGAGCTGCGACGCACACGAGGTGCAGATTGGTTTGCGCCGAGAAGTTCAAACCCGAATTCGCGGATTGTTCCCCCTGCCAGCCGGGATCGAGACCGGCCATGACCCAACGGCCGCTTTGGGGCTGGACAAAAAGGTAATACGCACCGTGGTCTTCGTTGATCGTGTCTCCAAATCCAAAGAACCATGCATTCCACGGCAGGTCGGGCTGGAAGCTCGCCCAGGCTTCAATCGTGGCGTTGGTCACCCCGCTGAAAAGGTTCGTCGGGAAGCTCACGTATTGTTGCGCAGCTCCGGAGAGGAATATCTGGCCGTCAGCGAATGTCCCGCCATTCGGAATAATACCTTCGCCCGCCTGCCCCGCCACCGAATCAGCAATCGTCACGCTGCCATCGGCTTCATTGAAACTCCAGCGGTGCAATAGAGTGGTGGGCTCGGGAAACACGGTTATGGCAACCGAATCGCTCGTGGATCCGTAATGCGCCGTGACGGTCGCGGTGCCTGGCTTGAGTGCGGCGATGCGGCCGGCTGAGTTCACTGTCAGGACATTCGTGTCGCTCGACTGGAATGTGCAGAGGATGTTGTCTATGGCGATCTGGTTGGTGAAGAGCGTCGCGACCCCGGTCACACTCGCGACCTGCTGGCCCCCTTGGACCAATGCGGGATACGGCACTGTCACATCCAGCTGCGTGATCGTCCCCACGCTCGCGGCCGTGCCAATTGCGTCTGGGCCAGCCACGTCACATCCGGCGACTTCAACACCGTTGAGAGCGCCATTCCAGATGCGGAACTCGTCCACCGTCAAGTCGATCAATCCATCAACGGCCCAAACCGATTTGGCGATGTAGTTGTTGATGCTCCAAACATTGGTGAGCGAGCGTGTGACGCCTGTGTTGATCCCGGCCAGCATCCCGTTGGTGTATACGAGAAGGCGGCCGGTCGGAGGATCAACGACAGCAGTAATGTGAATAGGACCGGCGAGCGTGTTGAAGAATGCATTCTGTTCGCCGCCCCAGCTCGGCATCGTGTCGCTGATGGTTAACCGGGCGTTGCCGTGCAACCAGAGCGCGCGGCCGCCGTTGCCGGTATCGACGTCCGTATCGCCAAACGACCAAAGAAAGCCCCACGGATTCGAGACCGTCGCCCACATATCAATGGTGAGGGAGGTGTAATTGCTGATGATTCCCTGCGGGAACTGCACGTATTGGTTGTCGCCTGCGGTCAAAACCAGCTGGTTTGGAACGGTGGTGAGGTTGCCGCCGGACGGAAGCGTGCCGTTCCAGGCAGGGCCGCCAACGGAATCGGTGACCGAAGCATTGAAGTTTCCATTGCCATCGTCCGGATCGCTGAAACTGTAGCGGTGAATGAGAGTGGCTGCCGGTGCGGTGTACCCCGTCGGCAGCAGAATCGCGCAGAGCAGGGCGGCCATCGCGATCCGGCGCGTGAAGGTGAAGGGTTCTAGGATGCTCATGCTTCGGTGAGGGAATAAGTTTGGTGGTTGCTGCTTGTCTCAGTTGCTGCGCGGGAGTATACGATGGTGCCGTATTGAAACCAACCGATGCTTCGATCGCGCATGACGTTTGAGCCTATCCCAGCTTTTATCACGGCCCGGATCGCTTTGGCAGCGAGTAACCATGCTCACGAAATGAGTATGAATACCCCGTGGCGGTACTTGCCTGTGAATGCTCTTGCCCACAAAAAACAACCTGATATCACCATAGTGGTCCACCGTGGTTTGCCTGCCGTTTGCAGTGACGGAGTTTCACGCAGCGCTGGTTGACCGTTGGATTGCGCTCGTGGAAATCCTGTTGCCTTGCCAAACCGCGTCTGCCGTTTGGGTGGTGGCGCTGCTGATGGCGTTGATTCCTGAAGCGGCGGCGTCCGATGCTGTTGCGAGCGGGCACGCATCCCGCCAGCCACCGCCACGCCATTTTGTTACCAACGCCCTGCAGTTCGGGAATCTCTCAGGTACGGATTACATCAACGGTTGCGACTTTCGCCTCTCGGGGGTCGTCACGCTCGTCGATACGAATCGCGATCTCGTCGTCATCCAGGATGCAACCGGCGCGGCTGGATTGCATCTCTTCCCACTCGCCGGCAACGCCCTGGAGGCCGGACACTCCGTAATGATTGAGGCCACTGACTGCGTGCCCTATTTTCCTCGCTGGCCGAGCTATCCGCATCATCCTTCCTCGCTGGAAATTCGCAGTTCGTTCGAGGCGCCTTCCGATTGGGGAACCTATCACCTGACCCGAATGCGCGGCTTCTTGCGTGCCCCGGAAACAGGGGAGTATCGGTTCTGGATCGCGAGCGACAATTCTTCCGAGCTGTGGCTGAGCAGCGATTCCAATCCAGCCAACGCCCGGATCATTGCGTCACTCGCGCGATTCGAATGGGTCGCTCCACGCCAATGGTCGCGGTATCCATCCCAACGGTCCGAGCCCATCCACCTCACGGGCGGCGAAACCTACTACATAGAAGCTCTTCAGGAGCAGACGACGGGCGGCGAAAACCTCGCGGTGGCGTGGCAGGGTCCCTCGCTGGCCGGGGGCGTCATCGAAGGCGAATATCTCGTCCCCTGGGACCCGCTCTCTGCGGCGGACGCGTCCTTCACCAATGGAATCCTGCGTGAGTCGTGGACGAATTATTCGATCGGGAGCGTCAGCGGAATGGGCGGCGCCCGTGCGTTCGATTCGATCGTATCGATTAAACGTTTTTCAATTCGCGATCTGGGGCCGGGAAAAAAACCGGTGGCTCAGCGGATCGCTTTGAGCCAGCGCCTGGCGCGATCCGAAAACTTTGCGTGGGTTCAAGTGGAGGGGTTTGTGAACTTCGCCACAATGGACGGGTCAATGGCATTCCTGGAGCTGACAGACGGCCAAACATCCCTCGAGGTGCGGGTGCCCAATTGCGATCCCCGAACATTGCAGCAGTTTAAGAACGCCATCGTGCGCATCGAGGGCGTCTGCGAAAGCATGCGGGAAGCCAATGGAAGCCTTGTGCCTGTGGTGATCTGGGGTTCGACTTTCAGCGGGGTCGAAATCGTGAAGGGGGCAGCGATCCACCTGCACCGCGGAGGCGAAATCTCCGGCCAGCCCCTGGTTTCAACCGATCCAGCGATGCAGGGATTTTATGGAACCCGCGGTGTTGTCACTTTCAATGATCGGGTGTTCGGAACGGATCACATTTTCGTGCAGGAGGACAGCGCCGTCGTTCGTGTCATTCCCACCGATCCGTCCTTTGATAGACGCATGAAGTTGGGCCAGTGGGTCGAACTCGGTGGCGCCCTTGACGCAGGAAGCGATCTGCCCACCATCAGCCCTCTCGTCCTGACCGAACTGGAGTTTCGGCCCTTGCCGGTGCCCATCGCTCAGCCTTTACGTTCCCCCATGAACGTCACGCGACACGGCAGGTGGTGCGAACTGGAGGGTGTCGTGCGCTCGGTCAACAGCAACGGAACGCTCTCGGTCATGTCCAAAGACGGCGCCGCCTATTTATGGATTGGCAAATTCCCTTCCAATCAACTGGCGCGGTATGTCGATTCTGCAGTGCGTGCACGCGGCGTGCTGTTGCAGAATATCCTGGATGCGCCCACGATTCTGAGTCCGTCCTCCACTTTTATTTCCGTTGACCGGGATCCGCCCATGGATCCGCTCGAAGTTCCGTTGCATTCGATACGCGATCTCACATTGATGGATTCCGAATCGCTGCCGATACATCGCGTCCGAGTCGCGGGCGAACTCACCTTCGCGGGTTCCGACTGGTTCTTTGTCCAGGATCCATCAGGCGGAATTCGTGTTCGTGCGTTGCCTCCCGAAAATGCCAGGCCTGGCGATCCGATCCAGGTGATCGGCTTTCCCTCACGCGGTAGTGGCACCTGCGTGCTGGTTAATGTGCTGGTTCGCTCCGGAACCGCAGCGAGCGCCGTCCAATCGAGTGAGCTGGATCTCGCGGATGCGCTTTCAACCAAGCAGAAGGGAACCCTCGTTCACACGATGGCAACCGTGCTTGCCTGCAAGACTAACGGATCGAGCAGCGTGGTGGAACTTCAGGAACATCAGCGTGTCTTTGCAGCCTGGCTGCAGAATGGCGCCCTGCCTCTGCTCGTGCCCGGCAGCCGCGTCAAAGTCACTGGTGTTCTCAACGATGAGGCCGCCGTGTCGGTGCTGCAATCGAACGATTTGCCCAAAGGCCAGACGGGTTCTTCCCTGACGATTCTCATGCGCGATCTTTCGGACCTCACGGTGCTCAGAGGTCCGCCATGGTGGACATGGAAACGTGCCGCAACTCTCGTTGGAGCGTTGCTGTTCGTGCTCGCTGTGTCGCTCCTTTGGATTCACTTGTTGCGCCGGCGGCTGGAACGCCAGCACGCTGCCCAGCTTGTCTTCTCCCGCCAGGTCCTGCAGCGTGTCGAAGACGAACGCCGCCGAATCGCCGCCAATCTGCACGACAGCCTTGGCCAAACGCTTCTCGTCATCAAGAATCAGGCAATCATGGCCAGCCATTCGCCGCCCGAACCGGAATTGAGGGACCGTTTGGATCAGATTTCGGGCGCCACTTCCAGTGCGCTAGAGGAAATTCGGCAGATCACGCACGGGCTTCGGCCTTATCAGCTGGATCGGCTGGGACTGACACAGGCCATTCGCGCCCTGGTTGGGCGGGCTTCTGAAACCAGCTCCATTCTTTTTGCCAGCCGCGTTGAGGAAATCGACGGGCTGTTTGACAAGGAAGCCGAAATCAATGTCTACCGCATCCTCCAGGAGGCAATCACCAACGTCGTCAAACATTCAGGCGCGACCGAGGCCGCTGTCGTTATCAGGAAGCGCGGAACGCTGGTATCGATTTCCATCCGCGACAACGGCTGCGGATTTGATCCCGCCACCGAGTCGCCGGACACGCATGACCTCGGCTACGGGTTGAGCGGCATCAGCGAACGCGCGCGAATCTTGCACGGATCGCTGGTCATTGAATCGCGTCCCGGTGGAGGAACGAGTTTGACGATGGAAGTGCCGTCCTCGTTTTCATGAGTGCCACCACTATGAGCCCTATTGCTGTGTTGATCGTCGATGATCACCCGTTGCTGCGGCACGGCTTGCGCGATGTCATCGAGCGCAACCCAAGGCTTAAGATCGTTGGTGAGGCTTCTGAAGGAAACGAAGCCCTGCGGATGATGATCTCCCTCAAACCGCAGATCGTCATACTCGATATCGACATGCCTGGCTTGAACGGATTGGAAACCATCCGAATGATGCGCGACCTGCCCTTTGAAATCAAAGTGATCGTGCTGACCATGTACAACGAGGAGGACATGTACAATGTCGCGATGGATCTGGGGGCGAAGGCGTACGTCCTCAAGGAGAATGCGGCCAACGAAATCGTCACGGCCCTGGAAAAGGTGAATCGCAACGAGGCGTTTCTCAGTACGCTCATGCTCGAGGCCGGGCGCCGGCGCGCGGATCGCGTGAAGGAACTGCTGTTGAGCAAGCCGCAGATCGAGGCGCTCACTCCCGCCGAACGGAGAATTTTGAAGTTGATCGGAGAGGACTATACCAGTAAGGAAATTGCATCGCTCCTGAATCTGAGCGTGAGGACTGTCGACAACCACCGCCAGCACATCTGCAACAAGCTCCGCCTGCACGGCACTCACAGCCTGCTGAAATTCGCCTTTGATAACAGTGCCTATCTATAGCGCTAAATCGATCGGCTGGAGGGGTCGACAACCCGCCTCCCGAGGCCGGCCCCTTGGGTATTCCTGCTCATTTCCGACGGACCGTTCCGCTGTCAATCTTGCAACACCGCTCAGACGAATCATCAAAAAGCCCATAGCATGAAAACCTCTCAACAAACACGCTTCGTTCGTAATCAGGTTCGAGGCTTCACATTGATCGAGTTGCTGGTTGTCATTGCGATCATCGCCATTTTGGCCGCGATGCTCCTGCCGGCGTTGTCAAAGGCGAAGGAAAAGGCGCTCAGGACTCAATGCCTGAGCAACCTGCACCAGATGGGCGTGGCCATCACGATTTACGCCAACGATTTCAAAGACAAGCTGCCGCCGATTGAGGATGATGGAAATGGTGCGACGGCGGTGCCTGCGTGGGCCTGGGATTTGCCGGCCGCTGCAGCTGCCAACATGCTGAGCTCTGGAATGTCCAAGCCCGCGTTCTTTTGCCCAGGCACAAGGCCTAAGGGATTCGGTGATGCCGAAAACTTTGCCGCTCCCGGAACCGGCCCTACTTCGAGCCTGTGGAACTTCGACACGACCCGAGGGTTTAACATCATCGGTTACGCGCTCGCATTCAAAGGCGCGCAGAGCAAACTTTCGACGACGAATCAGAACGGATTCATCCGGCAGGAGGCCAATCAAGAACCAGTAAGCGATCGCGTTCTCGCAGCAGACTGCACCATCAGCCAGGCGACCGCCGTGCCTGGGCCCGCCAACAATTTCACGAGGATTGCCGGGGGCTACAAGATTCCCCATACGACGGCGCATTTGAAGAATTCCCTGCCGGCGGGAGGCACCGTGTTGTTCAAGGATGCTCATGTGAGCTGGCGCAACTTTCGAAAAGGCGCGGAACAAATGTACCCGCGAACGGGCGGAAATCTTCCTGCTTTCTGGTGGTGATTGCCGCCTTTCCGCTTGACCCGAGGATAGTATGTGCCAGTCTCTTTCAGCCTAAATTTACACGACTGTTCCACGGTCGGAGAGATGGCCGAGTGGCTGAAGGCGCTGGTTTGCTAAACCGGTTTACGGTCAAAAGCCGTAACGAGGGTTCGAATCCCTCTCTCTCCGCCACTTTTCGTCATCCGTTCTCTCCGTAGAGTCTCTTTAACCCGGTTCCTTTCGCTTCCCGCACAAAGATGCGGTGGAGAGCCGCCGCGCCGAATGTTACTGTCTGAGGCGAACACACAGCTCGCATCCACTCCAGACACGCACCCACCCTGGAAATGGCGGCGCTGAAGAAAGTGATCGATTATGACTGAACGCGAATGCCCCCGTCCCTCTCAGCAAGGATTCACCCTCATCGAGTTGCTCGTTGTCATCGCAATCATCGCGATCCTTGCCGCGATGCTGCTGCCCGCACTCAGCCGGGCCAAAATCAAGGCGCAGAGTATCGCGTGCCTGAACAACCTGAAGCAACTGCAACTCGGCTGGATGCTTTATTCGAACGACAACAGTGACAAAATCGTGAGCACCGGTGGCCAGCAGGTGATCGTCGCCGATGCCGACGTGACTGACGCCCAGCCTGGCGGGCCAAAAGCCAATTGGGTACTTGGAAACGCCTATGACCAGGATCCCAATTTCATTCGCAAAGGCCTGCTCTGGCCCTACGTCAATAACCAGGAAGTCTACAAATGCTCGGGTGACAAGCAGCCGCGGCCCAACGACGCGCCCGTTGCGCCCGGAGTGTTGAATCAAAGGAGCATGTCGATGAATGCATGGATGAATCCGATTAAAACGGAGGATGTTCTCGCCGCCGGCTACAGAATTTTTCGCAAACAGGCGAACATCGTGCGCGCAAGCCATACTTGGGTCGCCATCGACGAAAACCCGAAGCTGATCAATGATGGCTGGTTTCTGATCCGCATGGAAACTCCGAATCAATGGCGCGACGTGCCCGCCTCGTTCCATTTGCGTCGTGGCAATCTTTCCTTTGCCGATGGCCATGCTGAATCGCGGAAATGGAGCGACAGCGGGTTGTTGAGGAACCCAAGCACTTCGATGCGGCGCGACGCGACGTCGGATGATCTTCCCTGGCTGCAGGAACGAACGACGGTAGTCCAATGAGGCAACGCGGCGCCGCGTGGCGGAGCAGGGGCAGAGTGAACCGCTGCATTCCGCTTCTGAGGAAAATGCTGAAACGCAAAAAAGCTAAAAGCTGAAATCCGTTTGACTTCTCTCTGCTTCGCGACCTTCGCGTCCTTTCCATTAGGTTGCCAGCAATGCGTTCATTTCTAATTCGGCCGACGCGCCTGCAACATTTCTCGCCCAAGGGGCACGCCGCTGCGCTTAGGGCACTACCTGAATGCGATAGAACTTTTGTTCGACGACGGACATCTGGTCGTAATAGGCGGTCAGATTTTCGCTCGCCTGAATCAATGGGCTGATTGGCTGCGGTGGCGCAGCAAGGTTCGTGGTCGCCAGCACCTGATATGTAAGCCCCGGAACACTCTCCCAAACTACCGCGCGATTTCCATCCGCCAATTCCGTGATTCGCAACACCGAGCTTGCGTCGTGGGGATCGGTTCCCGCCACCTGTTCTGCCAGGTCCGACATTCCATCGCCGTCCGAATCCACATCGGCAGATCCTGGATAAGTCACGAATATAGTCCGGGTGTCGGTCAGGACAACCGATCCATTGAACGTGAGCTGAATCTCGTTCGGTCCCGCTGGAACGTTTGTCCATCGATACGCGATAGAATGGAATCCTGTGCCGCATGCGGGACTGAGGCTCAAGGTGAGCGCGCTCGACGGAATCAATCCCCCGTTGATCCGCAAACTGTAATTGTTCGCATTCGCGGTCCCGTCGGCAGCAGTCGTGTTGCACGCGCGGATCGTCAATGCCGCGTTGGTGCTCGCAAAGGGCAGGGGACCGTTGGTGGCCGGTGTGTGAATGAATAAAACCCTCGACGGCGCCGCAGTATTCACCGTCCGGGAAAGCGTGCGAATACGGTCGGGCAGAATCGCTGTCGTCGCCTCCTTCAACCGGACGGTTATCGTGGCCGCACCGCCGCTCGGAATCGACGAGTAGTTGAAACGAAATTCCCGCGGCAGCGTCGGATGTTGCACGTTGAGGCTGTTTTGCGGTGTCACCTCGGCTGCTGGCACAAACACGGGCGCGCCATTCATTGATCCGTTGCCATTGGTTCCTCCAGTGACCGCATCATCGTTCGCGGGATTCGAATCAGCAATGTTCACTTCCACGCCTTCCACGCTTGAGTCAGCACGGATGACGATCTCGTAACTGGCGCTGTTCAACGTGCTGCCATTCGCTGGTGGAAACGCAATCACGCCGTCGGGCGGAACCGCGTCATAGTAAAACGTTTGCGCAAAGGTGTTGAAGACTGACGACTTTCCGTCGCGTTCGAGGAACGCCCGCGCGCGTACGATATGAAATCCCTCAGCCAGTCCTGCCGCCGTGTGATTGGTGTTTCGGTTGTTGTGCAGCCATACCCGCGCGCTGGCAGGGGAGAAATTGGTAATGACGAATGTCGTCAGGCCGTAAACTTTCGCGGGCGATGAACCGGCCATCGGAGCAATGCCCTCCCGAAACAACGCCACCTTGTAACGCACTTGAGTTCCGTCCACCTGTGCATGGGCTGGAATTGTGGCCTTCCACCAATCAATGGTTCCGTCCGTCCAATCGTCATCCACCCATTCCGCCATCGCGACGTGAGTGCCAGGGCGTCCAATTCCGAAAGATCCTTCCGGCACCGTTCCATTGGTCGTGTAGTAAACGACGCAGCGGTTCACGAGGAACTCGTAGCCCGCGCGAACATAAAGGTCAACGGGCTGGCCCGCGTTGGGTTGCAACGGAAATCTCTGCGTGGTGGGACTCACGCCGAGGATGCTCGTGGTGTTGGTTGGATCGTGAGTCGTCCACGCCGCCGTGCCTTCGCTGATCGCCGCACCGTATCCAATTCCGTTCACCAATCCATTACTTCCAGCGCCCACGCTGTAGGCATACGTCTCAGCCCCTGGCGAAATGATGTTGTTGCGACTCGTCGCTGCCGCTGCAAATCGTTCAGGGCCGAACCGTGATCGGAATTCAGCCTGTTCGTAGCCCATGAGCAAATCCGTGGCTGAACCCGCGGGATTGTCGCGGCGATCAAACGAATCCGTTGGCCCAATTCCAAGATGGCTGTTCAAATCCATTCCACCATCGATTTTGACAAGGATATTGTTGGCCGAAGCGTCGGCGCGAACAATCAGGTCCAGGGCGCTGTTGGTGACCACAGGTACATCGATCGCATAAGTGCGATTGGAAACATTCGTGCCGCTTTCCACTTCGC
This window of the Verrucomicrobiia bacterium genome carries:
- a CDS encoding prepilin-type N-terminal cleavage/methylation domain-containing protein, with product MKTSQQTRFVRNQVRGFTLIELLVVIAIIAILAAMLLPALSKAKEKALRTQCLSNLHQMGVAITIYANDFKDKLPPIEDDGNGATAVPAWAWDLPAAAAANMLSSGMSKPAFFCPGTRPKGFGDAENFAAPGTGPTSSLWNFDTTRGFNIIGYALAFKGAQSKLSTTNQNGFIRQEANQEPVSDRVLAADCTISQATAVPGPANNFTRIAGGYKIPHTTAHLKNSLPAGGTVLFKDAHVSWRNFRKGAEQMYPRTGGNLPAFWW
- a CDS encoding response regulator transcription factor — its product is MSPIAVLIVDDHPLLRHGLRDVIERNPRLKIVGEASEGNEALRMMISLKPQIVILDIDMPGLNGLETIRMMRDLPFEIKVIVLTMYNEEDMYNVAMDLGAKAYVLKENAANEIVTALEKVNRNEAFLSTLMLEAGRRRADRVKELLLSKPQIEALTPAERRILKLIGEDYTSKEIASLLNLSVRTVDNHRQHICNKLRLHGTHSLLKFAFDNSAYL
- a CDS encoding LamG-like jellyroll fold domain-containing protein, which gives rise to MSILEPFTFTRRIAMAALLCAILLPTGYTAPAATLIHRYSFSDPDDGNGNFNASVTDSVGGPAWNGTLPSGGNLTTVPNQLVLTAGDNQYVQFPQGIISNYTSLTIDMWATVSNPWGFLWSFGDTDVDTGNGGRALWLHGNARLTISDTMPSWGGEQNAFFNTLAGPIHITAVVDPPTGRLLVYTNGMLAGINTGVTRSLTNVWSINNYIAKSVWAVDGLIDLTVDEFRIWNGALNGVEVAGCDVAGPDAIGTAASVGTITQLDVTVPYPALVQGGQQVASVTGVATLFTNQIAIDNILCTFQSSDTNVLTVNSAGRIAALKPGTATVTAHYGSTSDSVAITVFPEPTTLLHRWSFNEADGSVTIADSVAGQAGEGIIPNGGTFADGQIFLSGAAQQYVSFPTNLFSGVTNATIEAWASFQPDLPWNAWFFGFGDTINEDHGAYYLFVQPQSGRWVMAGLDPGWQGEQSANSGLNFSAQTNLHLVCVAAPGGGYLSVYTNGVLAGVNNSLTYPMTSIRNNYSYINRSLYPPDPYVDVAVNEFRIYKGAMSAEQVALNYAMGPDALEPLKLSVSVAAGNLILSWPTNSAGFTLHSSGSVDGGWNSVGGSPGVSGTHYQVSLPATNATRFFRLVK
- a CDS encoding histidine kinase is translated as MVCLPFAVTEFHAALVDRWIALVEILLPCQTASAVWVVALLMALIPEAAASDAVASGHASRQPPPRHFVTNALQFGNLSGTDYINGCDFRLSGVVTLVDTNRDLVVIQDATGAAGLHLFPLAGNALEAGHSVMIEATDCVPYFPRWPSYPHHPSSLEIRSSFEAPSDWGTYHLTRMRGFLRAPETGEYRFWIASDNSSELWLSSDSNPANARIIASLARFEWVAPRQWSRYPSQRSEPIHLTGGETYYIEALQEQTTGGENLAVAWQGPSLAGGVIEGEYLVPWDPLSAADASFTNGILRESWTNYSIGSVSGMGGARAFDSIVSIKRFSIRDLGPGKKPVAQRIALSQRLARSENFAWVQVEGFVNFATMDGSMAFLELTDGQTSLEVRVPNCDPRTLQQFKNAIVRIEGVCESMREANGSLVPVVIWGSTFSGVEIVKGAAIHLHRGGEISGQPLVSTDPAMQGFYGTRGVVTFNDRVFGTDHIFVQEDSAVVRVIPTDPSFDRRMKLGQWVELGGALDAGSDLPTISPLVLTELEFRPLPVPIAQPLRSPMNVTRHGRWCELEGVVRSVNSNGTLSVMSKDGAAYLWIGKFPSNQLARYVDSAVRARGVLLQNILDAPTILSPSSTFISVDRDPPMDPLEVPLHSIRDLTLMDSESLPIHRVRVAGELTFAGSDWFFVQDPSGGIRVRALPPENARPGDPIQVIGFPSRGSGTCVLVNVLVRSGTAASAVQSSELDLADALSTKQKGTLVHTMATVLACKTNGSSSVVELQEHQRVFAAWLQNGALPLLVPGSRVKVTGVLNDEAAVSVLQSNDLPKGQTGSSLTILMRDLSDLTVLRGPPWWTWKRAATLVGALLFVLAVSLLWIHLLRRRLERQHAAQLVFSRQVLQRVEDERRRIAANLHDSLGQTLLVIKNQAIMASHSPPEPELRDRLDQISGATSSALEEIRQITHGLRPYQLDRLGLTQAIRALVGRASETSSILFASRVEEIDGLFDKEAEINVYRILQEAITNVVKHSGATEAAVVIRKRGTLVSISIRDNGCGFDPATESPDTHDLGYGLSGISERARILHGSLVIESRPGGGTSLTMEVPSSFS
- a CDS encoding prepilin-type N-terminal cleavage/methylation domain-containing protein — protein: MTERECPRPSQQGFTLIELLVVIAIIAILAAMLLPALSRAKIKAQSIACLNNLKQLQLGWMLYSNDNSDKIVSTGGQQVIVADADVTDAQPGGPKANWVLGNAYDQDPNFIRKGLLWPYVNNQEVYKCSGDKQPRPNDAPVAPGVLNQRSMSMNAWMNPIKTEDVLAAGYRIFRKQANIVRASHTWVAIDENPKLINDGWFLIRMETPNQWRDVPASFHLRRGNLSFADGHAESRKWSDSGLLRNPSTSMRRDATSDDLPWLQERTTVVQ